tcaaagaacccctacagcaaaaaaaaaaagaaagaaagaaaagccatatCAATTTTAACagcaaatttattattattattattattattattattattattatatctaaaaagaaagtacaataagaactttccttaaaaaaataaataattaatcagGACTCTAGATACAATTCTTTGGAACATGTTTCTCCAACTTTCACACAACAAGGCCCTGATTCCAAAGAGCTTACAAGGTCAATTCTAGGTAAAGGAAAATCTGCTGGAACAATCAtaatattctaagaaaaaaaaaaacacttttctgTGTATAATcggtcttttttctttctttcttttcagaaaatggaaatcATACAACACCTTAatttaaaatcttgaaaattcAAATTCCAGAATCAGCCTGGGAAATGCATTCATTCCCCGCCTTCAGCTAGGAGGTTCCTTCTGAAGCTGTATTCTAGAAAGAGATTCTAGATTATGATTGGGTAGTTGATGATGAGTCTCCAAAGGAAACAGACAGGAAAGAGGGGTGAAACACTTGGAAGCTTAAGGTTTAGGAGGAAGGATTTATCAATCTACCCATCCGACAGTCACGGGTCGTTTCCTGCTGTGTCTGAGACGCTGGGAGTAGAAtaatttggagaagaaaaaatttcTTATGACAACCTATCTCCACTCCACCCAGCTTTCTCTTCGTTATAACAGATATTTCATGCAAATGATTATTCAATTATTTCTCTGTCAATGAATTTTCGCTATTCATAAATCATTCCCTTGCTGAGCGGAACAAAAAGTTGGGGGCAACTCCCTGTTTGGAATGGGGACAGTGAACTTTTCAACCTCGACGCCCATCTCACAGCCTATAAAAGGTCAGCCCTTTTGGCTGGCTGGCAACACTTTCTCTCCAGCTGCCACCACTTTCCCCAGGCCCTCGGTCTCTCCAGAGACACCATGTCACTCTCAGTGCGCACCTCTGGGCTATCCCGGCGGCTGTCCTCTCAGAGTGGGATGTCGGGCAGACCCAGAGGCATATCTGCTTCCAGCATTGCTAGTGGCTATGGGGGAAGTGGCTATGGGGGAAGTGGCTATGGCCTTGGAATGGGCTACGGAGGAGGCTTCTCGGCTGCTTCTATGTTTGGTTCTAGTTCTGTCCTTGGTGGTGGTTCTGGAAGTTCCTTGGCAGGAGGACTAGGCGCTGGCTATGGAGGATCCCTGGGAGGTGGCTTtggaggagggatggggatggggatggggatggggatggggatggggatggggggaaaCCTAGGAGGTGGCTCTCTAGTTGTCCTCTCTGGCAATGATGGAGGCCTTCTTTCTGGATcagaaaaagaaaccatgaaAAATCTGAATGACAGATTAGCCTCCTACCTGGATAAGGTTCGAGCTCTGGAGGAGGCTAATGCTGATCTAGAAAGCAAAATCCGAGATTGGTATGAAACACGAGGGACTAGGACTGTAGACTCAGGGTCACAGAATGATTACAGTAAATTCTACCCAGTGATTGAAGATCTCAGGAATAAGGTAAGAACATGTTTTCTGGGGCGGCTTTGggaattatttttctgttattattataatattttacagtGAAAATGACCTACTAGATATTTTTCAGGTTGACTGTACTTGGAGAATTTTTTCATCCCAAGAAGTTTAGAGGTCTGGGGGAGTAGCTCAGCAgcaggcagagtgcttgcctaatgtgtgcaaggccctgggtttgatctcctgCACCAGAAAGTTTCAACTATCATTTACCATATAGTGACTATATTTCTACTCTCATCCTAGGAAatgtatgtttaatttttcaatatcattttataaatagatttccttagggaaaaaaaagaaactgcctTAAACTGATAATGAAACCCAGCATTTAAGATTAAACCACTTGAATTCTGTGTCAAAAATATCTTTGTAAACTAGTAGCATATTAGAACTTCATTTTCCATGTCTTCCATTATTTTGCCAGATCATTTCTGCCAACATTGGCAATGCCCAGATCATCTTGCAGATTGACAATGCCAGACTGGCTGCCGAGGACTTCAGAATGAAGTGAGTAAAACAGACGGATGATAACTTACCTTCCCTACCACGTCCTCTTATTCCCTATTTTCCTGTCTTCAGTGATAGcaaatttttcaaatcttctGAAGTTCACATTCTCCATACATTTGGTGTTTGGCAAATGCACATAGGACATTCTAAAAAGTAATTAGAATCAAACACACTTAAAATAAGTTGCTTACTCCTCAGGCTATGGATCACCATAGTTGTAATACTCATAATTCAACATGATAATTCTACTAATGTCCTAAACTTGAATTTTCAATGTTATCAAAATTAACTAATAATGTTTTTGACAAAGGGTTCATTGAAACAGTTGTTTTCCTGATGGCACATATAACTGAAAGATTAACCatccactttttaatttatatttccatctCCTTTTCCATATTCCATCCTTCCAGACATAAGGAATAAAAGCTTTTTGCATTACAAAATTTCCACACAGGAAGGTGATAGCCTGAACCTATAAGATCTTGTCAAAAGCTAAGGAAGAAGTActgatgttttaaataaaataaatcatgaagaaaattaagcaaaaagaGTAACtagtatttcattttcaattgtttttagAATGCCATTAGGAACTGCACCTAGAGATAGGGGCTGCTATTTATTGTTCATAACTGCAGTAGCAAAGGGGACTCTATTCCCAGGGGTGCTATGGGGGTTCATTGCTGATAGAAAAGCATCacctcataatttttttccttttcttctctccaaCTGAACAATTTATTAATGCActtggaaagaggaaggaagggagtcaCAAAAGCAAAAACTGTATCACACTATAACGATGCTATTTTCCAAGAGTTGCAGCGATTCATGCACCAAATAGCCCTAAAGTTGGCAGTGGCCTTGTCAAAATTGTTGTGTTGAATCCGTAAACTGATTTCAGGTATGAGAATGAGCTGGCTCTACGCCAGACTGTGGAGGCTGACATCAATGGCCTGCGCAAGGTGCTGGACGATCTGACCCTGGCCAGAACTGACCTGGAG
This window of the Ictidomys tridecemlineatus isolate mIctTri1 chromosome 3, mIctTri1.hap1, whole genome shotgun sequence genome carries:
- the Krt12 gene encoding keratin, type I cytoskeletal 12 — translated: MSLSVRTSGLSRRLSSQSGMSGRPRGISASSIASGYGGSGYGGSGYGLGMGYGGGFSAASMFGSSSVLGGGSGSSLAGGLGAGYGGSLGGGFGGGMGMGMGMGMGMGMGGNLGGGSLVVLSGNDGGLLSGSEKETMKNLNDRLASYLDKVRALEEANADLESKIRDWYETRGTRTVDSGSQNDYSKFYPVIEDLRNKIISANIGNAQIILQIDNARLAAEDFRMKYENELALRQTVEADINGLRKVLDDLTLARTDLEMQIENLTEEMAYLKKNHEEELLSFRAGGPGEVSVEMDAVPGVDLTRLLNDMRTQYESMAEQNRKDAEAWFLEKSGELRKEISTNTEQLQSSKSEVTDLRRAMQNLEIELQSQLAMKKSLEDSLAETEGGFCYQLSQVQQLIGNLEAQLQQVRADAERQSVDHQRLLDAKARLELEIETYRRLLDGEDQGRNHVISIHSDGFDENLSVTGSKSQAQSIDSSKDPNKTRKIKTIVQEVVNGEVVSSQVQELEEVM